GTCCACTCGCTTCTAGGATGCATGCAGCCTGTTGGTCAGGATCCTGCCTCCCATAGCCTGCTGTTGCAGTTTGGCCTTCTCCAAGATGAGTTCCCTCTGCTTCTGTGCTTGGATCTTGGAGGCTCGCTGAGCTACGGCCTGGGCTGCtgctgccttctcctcctcttccttcttccgcGGCCAGACTCTGGCAGTGAAGGGGCTGCAGACAGTCTCAACTAGGCCGATCATGACCCCAAAGAAGGCCAGCACGCTGCCCACCATGTACAGCTTTGCTAGCTTTCCATTGGGCTTCTGGGTCATCATCTCCTTAGCGAAGGGGATCAGCTCTTGCATAGTTTCCATTTCAGGCATCAGGAGTGGTGGCTGTGggcagatagggagagagaaacaggggtCGTTGGGTGAGTGGGAGATTTGCAGGGGCATCCCGCTCTGTCCTCCAAACCAGTCCTTACTAGACTGACACCTCTCCCCAACAAGCGATGGAAGCCCTTAATCAGTTCCAGTCTCACGGTCATGGTGGCCCTTCACCCATCCATGGCCTGTGgatagctgaggtccagagaagtgactcacccaaggtcacacagcagatacatggcagaaccaggactagaacccatgaccttctgactcccgtgctcatgCTCTATCCTGATCTGGTTAtcattcatcccagctctgccacttgtctgctgtgtgaccttgggtaagtcacttcactatgcctcggtgacctcatttgagaagcagaatggctcagtggaaagagcacaggcttgggagtcaggttatgggttcgaattctgactgttgcttgtcagctgtgtgactttgaacaagtcacttaacttctctgtgcctcagtgacctcatctgtaaaatggggattaagactgcaagccccatgtgggacaacctgatcactttgcatcctccccagtgcttcaaacagtgctttgcacatagtaagcgcttaacaaatgccatcaatattattattattattagaatggaaattgagattgtgagccctatgtgggacaaggactgtttccaacctgattagcttgtatccgccccaatgtttagtacggtgtgtggcacaaagtaagcgcttaaattcattcaatcatatttattgagcgtttaatgtgtgcagagcactgtactaggcacttgccattaattcaatgatatttatcgagcaattactgtgtgcagagcactgtactaagcgctttgaaagtacagtacagcaaatagagacattccctgctcacaacgggctcacatacctaatctagcacttactacatagttaacgcttaacaggtactacttcattattattattatgtaaagggcacaggcttaggaatcaggggccatgggttctaatccctgctctgtcacttgtcagctgtgtgaccttgggcaagtcacttcacttctctgggcctcagttccctcatccgtaaaatgggaatgaagactgtgagccccacttgggacaactagattaccttgtagcgcttagaacagtgcttggcacatagtaagcactttaacaaatgccatcattattgtatctaccccagcgctcagaacagtgcttggcacatagtaagcacttaataaatcccaacattattattattcttctagcgtggctcaatggaaagagcccgggtttgggagtcagaggttatgggttctaataccggctccgccacttatcagctgtatgactttgggcaagtcagttaacttctctgtgcctcagtgacctcatctggaaaatggggattaagactgtgagccccacgtgggacaacctgattactttgtatctacccagcatttagaacagtgcttggcacatagtaagcgcttaacaaataccccaattattattgttatgggggagggaaggaagaaagggcagGGACCCAGggcagacttaataataataatggcatttattaagcgcttactatgtgccaagcactgttctaagcgctggtgaggttacaaggtgatcaggttgtcccacggggggctcacagtcttcatccccattttctagatgaggtcactg
The sequence above is a segment of the Tachyglossus aculeatus isolate mTacAcu1 chromosome 7, mTacAcu1.pri, whole genome shotgun sequence genome. Coding sequences within it:
- the G0S2 gene encoding G0/G1 switch protein 2 — encoded protein: MPEMETMQELIPFAKEMMTQKPNGKLAKLYMVGSVLAFFGVMIGLVETVCSPFTARVWPRKKEEEEKAAAAQAVAQRASKIQAQKQRELILEKAKLQQQAMGGRILTNRLHAS